The proteins below come from a single Deltaproteobacteria bacterium genomic window:
- a CDS encoding U32 family peptidase, giving the protein MTRITVPISHPEEVEALAAGGADEFFCGYVPPEWLERYGGAFWINRRGPVAGNLLQRDDVSLLAERSHAHRIPVFVAFNAPYYTPEQQEFLLPLVGRLAEESGIDGVIVSDVGFLVALRLALPDLPAHASSVMAALNPGTIDFLAEIGA; this is encoded by the coding sequence GTGACGAGGATCACCGTTCCGATCAGCCACCCGGAAGAGGTGGAGGCGCTCGCCGCGGGCGGAGCGGATGAATTCTTCTGCGGGTACGTCCCCCCGGAATGGCTGGAGCGGTACGGCGGGGCGTTCTGGATCAACCGCCGCGGCCCCGTGGCGGGGAACCTCCTCCAGCGCGACGACGTCTCCCTGCTGGCGGAGCGGTCGCACGCGCATCGCATCCCGGTGTTCGTCGCGTTCAACGCCCCGTACTACACTCCGGAGCAGCAGGAGTTCCTCCTCCCGCTCGTCGGCCGGCTCGCGGAGGAGTCCGGGATCGACGGCGTCATCGTCTCCGACGTCGGGTTCCTCGTCGCGCTTCGGCTGGCCTTGCCGGATCTTCCCGCGCACGCAAGCTCCGTGATGGCCGCGCTGAACCCCGGAACGATCGACTTCCTCGCGGAGATCGGCGC